One Brassica napus cultivar Da-Ae chromosome C4, Da-Ae, whole genome shotgun sequence genomic region harbors:
- the LOC106391623 gene encoding autophagy-related protein 18c translates to MSSTASSPQRVLQPGGYNGNDSRTSSTSSSFLRPELESSETEEAELVSVSWNQDSSCFAAGTSHGFRIYNCEPFKETFRRDLKNGGFRIVEMLFRSNILALVGGGPNSQYPSTKVLIWDDHQSRCISEFSFRSEIRAVKLSRDWIVVVLEHKIYVYSFVDLRLLLQIETHANPRGLCCLSHDSDTSVLACPGLLRGEIRVEHFGLNMVQTVNAHDASIACMTLTLDGLLLATASTKGTLIRIFNTMDGTRLQEVRRGVDRADIYSIALSPNVQWLAVSSDKGTVHIFSLRVRVVGEDSDSTESAALLTQQTYSNSLQGLVSPATGTNPGSSLSFMRGVLPKYFSSEWSFAQFHVSEVTQFFAAFGSHNTVAITGMDGSFYRCSFDPVNGGEMVQLEHIHFLKTDNRPR, encoded by the exons ATGAGTTCAACCGCTTCGAGTCCCCAAAGAGTCCTGCAACCAGGTGGTTATAATGGTAATGACTCTCGAACCAGCAGCACTTCTAGTTCTTTTCTGCGTCCAGAGTTAGAATCCAGCGAAACCGAAGAAGCAGAGCTAGTTTCTGTCTCCTGGAACCAGGACTCCAGTTGTTTCGCTGCTGGAACAAGTCATGGCTTCCGCATATACAACTGCGAGCCTTTCAAAGAAACTTTCAGACGCGACCTGAAGAACGGTGGTTTCAGAATCGTGGAGATGCTTTTCCGAAGCAACATCTTGGCCCTTGTTGGCGGTGGACCTAACTCTCAGTACCCTTCGACCAAAGTCCTGATCTGGGATGATCACCAGAGCCGCTGCATCAGTGAATTTTCTTTTAGGTCTGAGATTCGTGCGGTGAAGTTAAGTAGGGATTGGattgttgttgttcttgagCATAAGATATACGTCTACAGTTTCGTGGACCTGAGGCTTCTTCTTCAGATTGAAACTCACGCGAATCCGAGAGGATTGTGCTGCCTTTCTCATGACTCGGATACGTCTGTGCTGGCTTGCCCTGGTTTACTTCGAGGAGAGATTCGAGTTGAACATTTTGGGCTTAACATGGTGCAAACCGTAAATGCGCATGACGCTAGTATTGCGTGTATGACCTTGACGCTTGATGGTTTGTTGCTCGCAACTGCTAGTACAAAGGGCACACTTATTAGAATCTTCAACACAATGGACGGAACTCGTTTGCAAGAG GTAAGAAGAGGAGTAGACAGAGCAGATATTTATAGCATTGCGCTTTCACCGAACGTGCAGTGGCTGGCAGTATCAAGCGACAAGGGGACTGttcacattttctctcttagAGTTAGGGTAGTTGGGGAGGATTCTGATTCCACTGAGAGTGCAGCTCTCTTGACTCAACAAACTTATTCTAATTCTCTGCAAGGCCTTGTTTCTCCAGCCACTGGTACCAACCCCGGTTCGTCATTGTCTTTTATGAGAG GTGTTCTACCAAAGTATTTCAGCTCGGAATGGTCATTTGCACAGTTCCATGTATCAGAAGTCACACAATTCTTCGCAGCATTTGGCAGTCACAACACGGTTGCTATTACCGGCATGGATGGAAG TTTCTACAGATGCAGCTTTGATCCTGTGAATGGGGGAGAGATGGTGCAGCTTGAACATATCCACTTTCTAAAGACTGATAACCGCCCAAGATAA
- the LOC106394596 gene encoding stomatal closure-related actin-binding protein 2-like isoform X2 produces MMISQARCFWEERLKNHNKTKDKILTMTKVCPDSPEMKAKSVCEAVAEPISADVSFASNRFPSYRLGPDDQIIDEPEEDEKGPSVKDVVDKETGDLSDQHKRLSVRDLACKFDKNLAAASKLVAEAKSNGVTSLEGHVMLKELRDALEAMRGRMDGRNKDSVEKAISMVESLAVTLTQHEGGIIQERFEVKKLASFLKQASEDAKKLINQERSFACAEIESARDLVMRLGGAFKEQELCFKASQDQGPNVKKLVEEVQEARRIRLMHQPTKVMGMKHELRDLKSQIEEKSAYSVKLQRGIGRIKRVEGSKSCPYVLDGAQSLGSCLRIRASSESASDVSKCSVQWYRAASESSRREAISGANRSVYAPEPYDVGRVIQADILSNDQRFTVATVGPINTAAGLQSRVETLLRKSNSEFTVVISQMNGQEHASRSHVFTVGKTRIKLSRGWITKAREIYSNSMQLCGVRDTANVPAKALFWQPRKGLSFLLTFESEQERNAAIVLSRKYAYDCSVTLVGPDD; encoded by the exons atGATGATCAGTCAAGCGAGATGTTTCTGGGAAGAGAGACTCAAGAATCACAACAAGACCAAAG ATAAGATCCTGACAATGACTAAAGTATGTCCTGATTCTCCTGAAATGAAAGCAAAGAGTGTGTGTGAAGCAGTAGCTGAACCAATATCAGCAGATGTGAGCTTTGCTTCTAATCGCTTCCCATCATACAGGTTAGGACCTGATGATCAGATCATTGATGAGcctgaagaagatgagaaagGTCCATCTGTTAAAGATGTCGTTGACAAAGAGACAGGAGATTTGTCAGATCAACACAAGCGTCTTTCAGTCCGTGACCTCGCTTGCAAGTTCGACAAGAACTTAGCTGCAGCTTCTAAACTAGTTGCCGAG GCAAAGTCAAATGGGGTGACTTCATTGGAAGGACATGTTATGCTAAAGGAACTTAGAGATGCTTTAGAAGCCATGAGAGGTCGTATGGATGGGCGTAACAAGGACTCAGTAGAAAAAGCAATCTCCATG GTTGAGTCTCTAGCCGTTACGTTAACTCAACATGAAGGTGGGATAATTCAAGAAAGGTTTGAAGTGAAGAAACTTGCAAGCTTCCTCAAGCAG GCTTCAGAAGATGCTAAGAAGTTAATAAACCAGGAAAGGTCGTTTGCTTGTGCTGAAATCGAGAGTGCAAGGGATCTTGTAATGAGACTTGGTGGGGCATTTAAAGAACAGGAGCTTTGTTTTAAGGCTTCTCAAGATCAAGGACCC AATGTGAAGAAACTCGTTGAGGAGGTTCAGGAGGCTAGAAGAATCAGGCTGATGCATCAACCAACCAAG GTTATGGGCATGAAACATGAGCTTCGTGATTTAAAGAGTCAAATTGAAGAGAAGTCTGCATATTCAGTTAAACTTCAAAGAGGG ATAGGAAGAATCAAGAGAGTGGAAGGGTCCAAGTCATGTCCGTATGTTCTTGATGGTGCACAAAGTCTTGGCTCGTGTCTAAGAATACGTGCCTCCTCAGAGAGTGCTTCAGATGTTTCCAAATGTTCAGTCCAGTGGTACCGTGCAGCATCTGAGTCTAGTCGAAGAGAAGCTATCTCTG GTGCCAACCGATCGGTATATGCTCCCGAACCGTATGATGTTGGGAGGGTAATACAAGCAGACATTCTTTCTAACGACCAGAGATTCACTGTTGCAACCGTTGGTCCTATTAATACTG CTGCTGGCTTGCAATCACGTGTTGAAACACTCCTGCGCAAATCCAACAGTGAATTCACA GTGGTTATATCACAGATGAATGGGCAAGAACATGCGTCAAGATCCCACGTTTTTACTGTTGGAAAGACGAGGATAAAGCTGTCCAGAGGATGGATCACAAAAGCTAGAGAAATATATTCAAACTCCATGCAG CTGTGTGGAGTGAGAGACACTGCAAATGTTCCTGCAAAGGCATTGTTCTGGCAACCAAGAAAGGGACTGAGTTTCTTACTAACTTTCGAGTCAGAGCAAGAACGCAATGCAGCCATTGTTCTCTCCCGGAAATATGCATATGATTGCAGT GTCACTCTGGTTGGTCCAGACGATTAG
- the LOC106394596 gene encoding stomatal closure-related actin-binding protein 2-like isoform X1, which produces MMISQARCFWEERLKNHNKTKADKILTMTKVCPDSPEMKAKSVCEAVAEPISADVSFASNRFPSYRLGPDDQIIDEPEEDEKGPSVKDVVDKETGDLSDQHKRLSVRDLACKFDKNLAAASKLVAEAKSNGVTSLEGHVMLKELRDALEAMRGRMDGRNKDSVEKAISMVESLAVTLTQHEGGIIQERFEVKKLASFLKQASEDAKKLINQERSFACAEIESARDLVMRLGGAFKEQELCFKASQDQGPNVKKLVEEVQEARRIRLMHQPTKVMGMKHELRDLKSQIEEKSAYSVKLQRGIGRIKRVEGSKSCPYVLDGAQSLGSCLRIRASSESASDVSKCSVQWYRAASESSRREAISGANRSVYAPEPYDVGRVIQADILSNDQRFTVATVGPINTAAGLQSRVETLLRKSNSEFTVVISQMNGQEHASRSHVFTVGKTRIKLSRGWITKAREIYSNSMQLCGVRDTANVPAKALFWQPRKGLSFLLTFESEQERNAAIVLSRKYAYDCSVTLVGPDD; this is translated from the exons atGATGATCAGTCAAGCGAGATGTTTCTGGGAAGAGAGACTCAAGAATCACAACAAGACCAAAG cAGATAAGATCCTGACAATGACTAAAGTATGTCCTGATTCTCCTGAAATGAAAGCAAAGAGTGTGTGTGAAGCAGTAGCTGAACCAATATCAGCAGATGTGAGCTTTGCTTCTAATCGCTTCCCATCATACAGGTTAGGACCTGATGATCAGATCATTGATGAGcctgaagaagatgagaaagGTCCATCTGTTAAAGATGTCGTTGACAAAGAGACAGGAGATTTGTCAGATCAACACAAGCGTCTTTCAGTCCGTGACCTCGCTTGCAAGTTCGACAAGAACTTAGCTGCAGCTTCTAAACTAGTTGCCGAG GCAAAGTCAAATGGGGTGACTTCATTGGAAGGACATGTTATGCTAAAGGAACTTAGAGATGCTTTAGAAGCCATGAGAGGTCGTATGGATGGGCGTAACAAGGACTCAGTAGAAAAAGCAATCTCCATG GTTGAGTCTCTAGCCGTTACGTTAACTCAACATGAAGGTGGGATAATTCAAGAAAGGTTTGAAGTGAAGAAACTTGCAAGCTTCCTCAAGCAG GCTTCAGAAGATGCTAAGAAGTTAATAAACCAGGAAAGGTCGTTTGCTTGTGCTGAAATCGAGAGTGCAAGGGATCTTGTAATGAGACTTGGTGGGGCATTTAAAGAACAGGAGCTTTGTTTTAAGGCTTCTCAAGATCAAGGACCC AATGTGAAGAAACTCGTTGAGGAGGTTCAGGAGGCTAGAAGAATCAGGCTGATGCATCAACCAACCAAG GTTATGGGCATGAAACATGAGCTTCGTGATTTAAAGAGTCAAATTGAAGAGAAGTCTGCATATTCAGTTAAACTTCAAAGAGGG ATAGGAAGAATCAAGAGAGTGGAAGGGTCCAAGTCATGTCCGTATGTTCTTGATGGTGCACAAAGTCTTGGCTCGTGTCTAAGAATACGTGCCTCCTCAGAGAGTGCTTCAGATGTTTCCAAATGTTCAGTCCAGTGGTACCGTGCAGCATCTGAGTCTAGTCGAAGAGAAGCTATCTCTG GTGCCAACCGATCGGTATATGCTCCCGAACCGTATGATGTTGGGAGGGTAATACAAGCAGACATTCTTTCTAACGACCAGAGATTCACTGTTGCAACCGTTGGTCCTATTAATACTG CTGCTGGCTTGCAATCACGTGTTGAAACACTCCTGCGCAAATCCAACAGTGAATTCACA GTGGTTATATCACAGATGAATGGGCAAGAACATGCGTCAAGATCCCACGTTTTTACTGTTGGAAAGACGAGGATAAAGCTGTCCAGAGGATGGATCACAAAAGCTAGAGAAATATATTCAAACTCCATGCAG CTGTGTGGAGTGAGAGACACTGCAAATGTTCCTGCAAAGGCATTGTTCTGGCAACCAAGAAAGGGACTGAGTTTCTTACTAACTTTCGAGTCAGAGCAAGAACGCAATGCAGCCATTGTTCTCTCCCGGAAATATGCATATGATTGCAGT GTCACTCTGGTTGGTCCAGACGATTAG
- the LOC106394596 gene encoding stomatal closure-related actin-binding protein 2-like isoform X3: protein MMISQARCFWEERLKNHNKTKADKILTMTKVCPDSPEMKAKSVCEAVAEPISADVSFASNRFPSYRLGPDDQIIDEPEEDEKGPSVKDVVDKETGDLSDQHKRLSVRDLACKFDKNLAAASKLVAEAKSNGVTSLEGHVMLKELRDALEAMRGRMDGRNKDSVEKAISMVESLAVTLTQHEGGIIQERFEVKKLASFLKQASEDAKKLINQERSFACAEIESARDLVMRLGGAFKEQELCFKASQDQGPNVKKLVEEVQEARRIRLMHQPTKIGRIKRVEGSKSCPYVLDGAQSLGSCLRIRASSESASDVSKCSVQWYRAASESSRREAISGANRSVYAPEPYDVGRVIQADILSNDQRFTVATVGPINTAAGLQSRVETLLRKSNSEFTVVISQMNGQEHASRSHVFTVGKTRIKLSRGWITKAREIYSNSMQLCGVRDTANVPAKALFWQPRKGLSFLLTFESEQERNAAIVLSRKYAYDCSVTLVGPDD, encoded by the exons atGATGATCAGTCAAGCGAGATGTTTCTGGGAAGAGAGACTCAAGAATCACAACAAGACCAAAG cAGATAAGATCCTGACAATGACTAAAGTATGTCCTGATTCTCCTGAAATGAAAGCAAAGAGTGTGTGTGAAGCAGTAGCTGAACCAATATCAGCAGATGTGAGCTTTGCTTCTAATCGCTTCCCATCATACAGGTTAGGACCTGATGATCAGATCATTGATGAGcctgaagaagatgagaaagGTCCATCTGTTAAAGATGTCGTTGACAAAGAGACAGGAGATTTGTCAGATCAACACAAGCGTCTTTCAGTCCGTGACCTCGCTTGCAAGTTCGACAAGAACTTAGCTGCAGCTTCTAAACTAGTTGCCGAG GCAAAGTCAAATGGGGTGACTTCATTGGAAGGACATGTTATGCTAAAGGAACTTAGAGATGCTTTAGAAGCCATGAGAGGTCGTATGGATGGGCGTAACAAGGACTCAGTAGAAAAAGCAATCTCCATG GTTGAGTCTCTAGCCGTTACGTTAACTCAACATGAAGGTGGGATAATTCAAGAAAGGTTTGAAGTGAAGAAACTTGCAAGCTTCCTCAAGCAG GCTTCAGAAGATGCTAAGAAGTTAATAAACCAGGAAAGGTCGTTTGCTTGTGCTGAAATCGAGAGTGCAAGGGATCTTGTAATGAGACTTGGTGGGGCATTTAAAGAACAGGAGCTTTGTTTTAAGGCTTCTCAAGATCAAGGACCC AATGTGAAGAAACTCGTTGAGGAGGTTCAGGAGGCTAGAAGAATCAGGCTGATGCATCAACCAACCAAG ATAGGAAGAATCAAGAGAGTGGAAGGGTCCAAGTCATGTCCGTATGTTCTTGATGGTGCACAAAGTCTTGGCTCGTGTCTAAGAATACGTGCCTCCTCAGAGAGTGCTTCAGATGTTTCCAAATGTTCAGTCCAGTGGTACCGTGCAGCATCTGAGTCTAGTCGAAGAGAAGCTATCTCTG GTGCCAACCGATCGGTATATGCTCCCGAACCGTATGATGTTGGGAGGGTAATACAAGCAGACATTCTTTCTAACGACCAGAGATTCACTGTTGCAACCGTTGGTCCTATTAATACTG CTGCTGGCTTGCAATCACGTGTTGAAACACTCCTGCGCAAATCCAACAGTGAATTCACA GTGGTTATATCACAGATGAATGGGCAAGAACATGCGTCAAGATCCCACGTTTTTACTGTTGGAAAGACGAGGATAAAGCTGTCCAGAGGATGGATCACAAAAGCTAGAGAAATATATTCAAACTCCATGCAG CTGTGTGGAGTGAGAGACACTGCAAATGTTCCTGCAAAGGCATTGTTCTGGCAACCAAGAAAGGGACTGAGTTTCTTACTAACTTTCGAGTCAGAGCAAGAACGCAATGCAGCCATTGTTCTCTCCCGGAAATATGCATATGATTGCAGT GTCACTCTGGTTGGTCCAGACGATTAG